A genomic region of Magnolia sinica isolate HGM2019 chromosome 6, MsV1, whole genome shotgun sequence contains the following coding sequences:
- the LOC131249163 gene encoding acyl-CoA-binding domain-containing protein 3-like, giving the protein MEIFQELLLTAALSIIFALVISKLVASASHPHLQRQDSPPNLISAVDLAPPSISSEKNGERSAEASKCKEEAVPMQGNETERNSDGGDQAMAREVDGDRGKGAADVEIEEESEAVLEEKAVVEELVGEDKGMVEDRLDGSIFVRSDSGDLAKESVVGREEGSVVYDEEEWEGIERSELENRFDEVVRSVSSGRADVLEKVGSDVQMQLYGLHKVATEGPCYEPQPSVLKSAARSKWHAWQRLGNMNPEVAMEQYITLLSDSIPGLVGEKPSEEKEEEASNSPDGLRGAKALDSSSFPQDHMSSENDREPEESHSDAKQGDPVGDPKFLEQAHSISELA; this is encoded by the exons ATGGAGATTTTCCAGGAACTCCTTCTAACAGCTGCTCTTTCCATCATCTTTGCTTTGGTTATCTCCAAGCTCGTCGCTTCCGCTTCCCATCCCCATTTACAACGCCAGGATTCTCCACCAAACCTCATCTCAGCAGTCGATCTCGCTCCACCATCCATCTCATCGGAGAAGAACGGGGAAAGATCGGCTGAAGCATCGAAATGCAAAGAAGAAGCCGTTCCGATGCAAGGAAACGAAACGGAACGGAATTCCGACGGAGGAGATCAGGCGATGGCTCGCGAAGTTGATGGAGATCGGGGAAAAGGAGCGGCAGATgtggaaatagaagaagaaagtgaagctGTATTGGAAGAAAAGGCGGTGGTGGAGGAATTGGTTGGGGAAGATAAGGGGATGGTTGAGGATCGACTCGATGGTTCGATTTTTGTTCGATCTGACAGTGGAGATTTGGCGAAAGAGAGTGTTGTGGGGAGGGAGGAGGGGAGTGTGGTGTATGATGAGGAGGAGTGGGAAGGGATTGAGAGGAGTGAGCTGGAGAATCGGTTCGATGAGGTGGTGAGGTCCGTCAGTTCAGGGAGAGCGGATGTGTTGGAGAAGGTTGGCAGTGACGTGCAGATGCAGTTGTATGGGCTCCACAAGGTTGCAACCGAAGGGCCGTGCTACGAGCCACAGCCATCAGTTTTGAAGTCTGCGGCACGCTCTAAGTG GCATGCTTGGCAAAGATTGGGGAACATGAATCCAGAGGTGGCGATGGAGCAGTATATCACTCTTCTTTCTGATAGCATTCCTGGTTTGGTGGGAGAAAAACCCAGC gaagagaaagaggaggaagCCAGTAATTCTCCAGATGGACTTCGTGGAGCAAAAGCCCTTGATTCAAGCTCTTTTCCGCAAGATCATATGAGTTCTGAAAATGACAG